A section of the Capra hircus breed San Clemente chromosome 23, ASM170441v1, whole genome shotgun sequence genome encodes:
- the ZNF165 gene encoding zinc finger protein 165, giving the protein MATESKKAAAQNLQEDEGLLIVKMEEEDFVWRQGACLQRSDPLRQELCRRLFRQFCYQDSPGPRDALSQLRELCCQWLKPETQTKEQILELLILEQFLAILPGNLQAWVREHYPESGEEAVTLLEDLERGTDEALLQIPVCGRGQEPFRRKVAPPGPALSVQFQPVDTTALPGSSEPQLLLDCDNKSENRESMPKLDMYEKMESQKIISGRISEFVSEGSAEPQDICKSAGKIKRQQEKDSGESRKSSSTQDAAFSKILTHKNTPTGEIISHDGCERNLNLNSNEFTHQKSYKHSICDQSFKWNSDFIKHQRIYAGEKIHPYGKSLKNPNLIKHAAVFTGEKTHQCNECGKAFRHSSKLIRHQRIHTGERPYECNECGKGFGGSSDLIRHQRIHTGERPFECKECGRAFSLNSHLILHQRIHTREKPYECSECGKTFRVSSHLIRHLRIHTGEKPYECSECGRAFSQSSHLSQHQRIHKRENLFM; this is encoded by the exons ATGGCAACTGAATCAAAGAAAGCTGCAGCTCAGAACCTTCAGGAGGATGAAGGACTTCTGATAGTGAAGATGGAAGAGGAAGATTTTGTCTGGAGGCAGGGTGCTTGCTTACAGAGGAGTGATCCCCTCAGGCAGGAGCTCTGCCGGCGGCTGTTCCGGCAGTTCTGCTACCAGGATTCTCCCGGGCCCCGAGATGCACTGAGCCAGCTCCGGGAGCTCTGCTGTCAGTGGCTGAAGCCAGAAACCCAGACCAAGGAGCAGATCTTGGAGCTGCTAATTCTGGAACAGTTCCTGGCTATCTTGCCAGGGAATCTGCAGGCTTGGGTGCGTGAACATTACCCAGAGAGTGGAGAGGAAGCAGTGACCCTACTGGAAGATTTAGAGAGAGGCACTGATGAAGCTCTACTCCAG ATTCCAGTCTGTGGACGTGGACAAGAACCATTCAGGAGAAAAGTGGCACCTCCTGGGCCAGCACTTAGTGTCCAGTTCCAGCCAGTGGACACCACGGCCCTTCCTGGTTCTTCAGAACCCCAGCTCCTACTGGACTGTG atAACAAGAGTGAAAACCGTGAATCCATGCCAAAGCTGGACATGTATgagaaaatggaatcacagaaaatTATATCAGGAAGAATTTCAGAATTTGTGTCAGAAGGATCTGCTGAGCCTCAAGACATCTGTAAATCTGCAGGCAAGATAAAGAGGCAGCAGGAAAAAGACTCAGGGGAGTCTCGGAAATCATCATCTACTCAGGATGCAGCTTTCAGTAAAATCCTCACCCACAAAAATACACCTACAGGCGAAATAATAAGCCATGATGGCTGTGAGAGAAACTTAAATCTGAACTCAAATGAATTTACACACCAGAAATCTTATAAACACAGTATCTGTGACCAAAGTTTCAAATGGAATTCAGATTTTATTAAGCATCAGAGAATTTATGCTGGAGAAAAAATTCACCCATATGGAAAATCTCTGAAGAACCCAAACCTTATTAAACATGCAGCAGTTTTCACTGGCGAGAAGACCCATCAGTGTAATGAATGTGGAAAAGCTTTCAGACACAGCTCAAAGCTTATTAGGCATCAGAGAATCCACACTGGAGAGAGACCCTATGAATGTAATGAGTGTGGAAAAGGCTTTGGGGGGAGCTCAGATCTTATTAGACACCAGAGGATTCACACTGGGGAGAGACCCTTTGAATGCAAAGAATGTGGGAGAGCATTCAGCCTGAACTCACATCTTATCCTGCATCAGAGAATTCACACCAgggagaaaccctatgaatgtagtGAATGTGGGAAAACCTTCAGAGTGAGCTCACACCTTATTCGACACTTGAGaatccacactggagagaaaccctatgaatgcaGTGAGTGTGGAAGAGCCTTCAGTCAGAGCTCACACCTTAgtcaacatcagagaattcacaagAGGGAAAACCTATTCATGTAA